Proteins co-encoded in one Plasmodium sp. gorilla clade G2 genome assembly, chromosome: 9 genomic window:
- a CDS encoding serine/threonine protein kinase, FIKK family, putative, with protein MDRNKTSTYLFKSVFFLFFISISCIGTFYWSLQNNDIIENKTIQYILTNYKYGRILSEFENVSESSSEKVHFDILKNDEVNENINNVSNDTNMNYLKDTFIEEINDLNNNYEEDDLKDHETIKDINIEKGIDKDKKYDLGIKTDVKNDMDILENKIDDIYKHDYTKELDDLNTCVQVQKDLNINVLEIKEDIKKLEGDLMRFKQNREDEKIVKEDIKDEKDIKEDVEDEQIINDDLKDEKLINDDLKDEKLIKEGVKDEKDINEDDKDGNIVQEDVKDQKDIKEDIQNDSNSEKYINDLGDDIKVHEDIKMDDTYTNTYITDTDDFSQESELDTGDNEGNVVVNLKDKVIYFFKTDTNDFFKKCRSVVSKYEENIEVRENITEGNETIGRVNKDMEHMNENKNGGTLNNLKNKVISNINNISTKFFKKGLQNDTQSSENRNENVNKYMENEKTDIKKNNLNGDYENESNRKSLNTNFYLNTIKKRVKKISCEIRNINTNKENEASCSYDYELEEIKSSEEDISCLSNYTIQVDKKIGKYLEHEIKSKHVFNWQIGQYEVYRILCSADEYSINGIKYKDWKLTRIPTIGLSKRGRSNVHEMFETIIRSNDGYENHVKLFIKKIPIKIWMNQFDLMNEYNGEYIFNGENFIMEACALAFLNEYHVGIVPKLYKILFEIDNMNTKDTILKDKDFKDLRTFNHILKEQIKHNIKGYVVIISEFFGEDLYSYLIRRNDIYASLLSKNEKKKILSQCLNLMKNLHDAGLAHLDFIDSNILISNYLQVRLCDFSKSSPIYTYNLRHTKEGDDLYFFQSCVSNVSKIPYTPPECFILYKFYKEYEIDDPLKHINYITDSERKKKFYYEVTSADKYMLGILFIKIWNNEFLWEKADILKDKRFSDFMSLNMNFDKFEHTKKWPNDLKNILQKLLHFEYRNNLNLNELNDYKWWS; from the exons ATGGATAGAAATAAAACAAGTACATATTTGTTCAAatcagttttttttttatttttcatttccaTATCATGTATAGGAACTTTTTATTGGTCTTTACaa aaCAATGATATAATTGAAAATAAGAcaattcaatatatattaacaaattataaatatggaaGGATATTGTCTGAATTTGAAAATGTTAGTGAAAGTTCATCTGAAAAGGTACACtttgatattttaaaaaatgatgaggtaaatgaaaacataaataatgtTTCAAATGATACGAATATGAATTATCTAAAAGATACATTTATAGAAGAAATTAATGatttgaataataattatgaagaaGACGATTTAAAAGATCACGAAactataaaagatataaatattgagAAAGGAAtagataaagataaaaaatatgatttaGGTATAAAGACAGatgtaaaaaatgatatggacattttagaaaataaaatagatgatatatataaacacgATTATACAAAAGAATTAGATGATTTAAACACGTGCGTACAAGTTCAAAaagatttaaatataaatgtactGGAAATAAAGGAAGATATTAAGAAATTAGAAGGTGATTTAATGAGATTTAAACAAAATAGGGAAGATGAAAAAATTGTAAAAGAAGATATCAAAGATGAgaaagatataaaagaagatGTAGAAGATGAACAAATTATAAACGACGATCTCAAAGATGAAAAACTTATAAACGACGATCTCAAAGATGAAAAACTTATAAAAGAAGGTGTAAAAGATGagaaagatataaatgaagatgaCAAAGATGGAAACATTGTACAAGAAGATGTAAAAGATCAgaaagatataaaagaagaCATACAGAATGATAGTAAttcagaaaaatatataaatgatttaggagatgatataaaagttcatgaagatataaaaatggaTGACACTTATACAAATACTTATATTACGGATACAGATGACTTTTCACAAGAAAGTGAATTAGATACAGGAGATAATGAAGGAAATGTAGTTGTTAATTTAAAGGAtaaagtaatatatttttttaaaactgaTACAAAtgacttttttaaaaaatgtagatCAGTTGTTTCAAAATATGAAGAGAACATTGAAGTAAGGGAAAACATAACAGAAGGAAACGAAACAATTGGTAGGGTGAATAAAGATATGGAACAcatgaatgaaaataaaaatggagGTACCTTAAATAATCTGAAGAATAAGGTTATatctaatataaataatatatcaacaaaattttttaagaaaGGTCTTCAAAATGACACACAAAGTAGTGAAAATAGGaatgaaaatgtaaataaatatatggagAATGAGAAAacagatataaaaaaaaataacttaAATGGTgattatgaaaatgaaaGTAATAGGAAAAGCTTAAATactaatttttatttgaatactataaaaaaacgcgttaaaaaaatatcatgtGAAATTAGAAACATCAATACTAATAAAGAGAATGAGGCAAGTTGTTCTTATGACTACGAATTAGAGGAAATAAAGTCTTCTGAAGAGGATATTTCGTGTTTATCAAATTATACAATACAagtagataaaaaaattggaAAATATTTAGAGCATGAAATTAAATCAAAACACGTGTTTAATTGGCAAATAGGTCAATATGAGGTATATAGAATTTTATGTAGTGCAGATGAATATTCAATAAAtggtataaaatataaagactGGAAATTAACTCGTATTCCAACTATTGGACTTAGTAAACGTGGTAGGAGTAATGTTCATGAGATGTTTGAAACTATTATTAGGTCAAATGATGGTTATGAAAACCatgtaaaattatttataaaaaagattcctataaaaatatggatgAATCAGTTTGATTTaatgaatgaatataatggagaatatatttttaatggagaaaattttattatggaGGCATGTGCCTTAgcttttttaaatgaatatcATGTAGGAATAGTAcctaaattatataaaatattatttgaaatagataatatgaatacaaAAGATActatattaaaagataagGATTTTAAAGATTTACGTACGTTTAaccatatattaaaagaacaaataaaacataatataaaggGATATGTTGTAATAATATCTGAATTTTTTGGTGAAGATTTATATAGCTATTTAATTAGAAGGAATGATATATATGCTTCTTTATTAAGTAAAAacgagaaaaagaaaattcttAGTCAATGTTTAAATTTAATGAAAAATTTACATGATGCAGGATTGGCTCATCTTGATTTTATTGATTCTAATATATTGATATCAAATTATTTACAAGTAAGATTATGTGATTTCTCTAAAAGTTCCccaatatatacttataatttAAGGCATACCAAAGAAGGagatgatttatatttttttcaatcaTGTGTAAGCAATGTTTCAAAAATTCCATACACTCCACCagaatgttttatattatataaattttataaggAATATGAAATAGATGATCCAttgaaacatataaattatattacagATAgtgagagaaaaaaaaaattttattatgaagTAACAAGTGCAGATAAGTACATGCTTGGGATTTTGTTCATTAAAATTTGGAATAATGAATTTTTATGGGAAAAAGCGGATATCTTAAAAGATAAAAGGTTTTCAGATTTTATGAGTTTGAATATGAATTTTGATAAATTCGAACATACAAAAAAGTGGCcaaatgatttaaaaaatatactacag aaattACTCCACTTTGAGTAcagaaataatttaaatttaaatgaacTAAATGATTATAAATGGTGgtcttaa